From a single Anomaloglossus baeobatrachus isolate aAnoBae1 chromosome 8, aAnoBae1.hap1, whole genome shotgun sequence genomic region:
- the LOC142250001 gene encoding olfactory receptor 5V1-like, producing the protein MTNFTKVTEFILIGLSDHPHNLYLLFIVFFFIYVLTVITNFMIIIFVFTDSQLHTPMYFFLGNLAFIDVSYSSVTAPKMLLDLVTNNHSISLPACTTQVFLFIYLASAELFLLSAMSYDRYVAICHPLRYTQIMSWAVCTQMACGVWVLGFLYSLVHTLFTLRLTFCGPNTIHNFFCDLPHLFQISCTDTLINIVVILIVGGILGIGAFAITFVPYFRIFSTVLRIRTSHGKLKAFSTCTSHLTVVFIFYGSIIFIYFVPTTSNLFTLNKVVSVTYALINPLLNPLIYSIRNKDLKDAVKRTVYPYMRKNDCL; encoded by the coding sequence ATGACCAATTTCACCAAAGTGACTGAATTTATTCTCATCGGCCTCTCGGATCATCCTCACAACTTATACCTTCTCTTCATTGTCTTCTTCTTCATCTATGTCTTGACTGTCATCACAAACTTCATGATCATCATTTTCGTCTTCACCGATTCCCAACTTCACACTCCAATGTACTTCTTTCTTGGAAACTTGGCCTTTATAGATGTCTCCTACTCTTCAGTAACGGCTCCTAAAATGCTCCTTGACTTGGTCACCAACAACCACTCAATATCTTTACCGGCCTGCACAACCCAAGTCTTCCTCTTCATCTACCTGGCCAGTGCGGAGCTCTTCTTGCTTTCTGCCATGTCATATGACAGATACGTTGCCATCTGCCACCCACTGCGCTATACCCAGATCATGTCCTGGGCAGTTTGTACCCAGATGGCCTGTGGGGTTTGGGTTCTTGGGTTCCTTTATTCACTAGTCCACACTTTATTCACGCTCAGGCTGACCTTCTGTGGTCCAAACACCATCCATAACTTCTTCTGTGATCTTCCTCATCTGTTCCAGATCTCTTGTACTGATACTTTAATAAACATTGTAGTCAtattaattgtaggtggaatccttGGAATCGGAGCTTTTGCCATCACATTTGTTCCCTATTTTCGCATCTTCAGCACCGTTCTGAGGATCCGGACCAGTCATGGAAAGCTTAAGGCCTTCTCCACCTGCACCTCTCACCTCACTGTAGTGTTTATTTTCTATGGGTCCATTATCTTTATCTATTTTGTGCCCACCACCAGTAATCTCTTTACTCTTAACAAGGTTGTGTCCGTGACATATGCTCTCATTAACCCTTTACTGAATCCACTGATCTACAGTATTAGAAACAAAGACCTGAAGGATGCTGTCAAGAGAACCGTTTATCCATACATGCGGAAAAATGACTGTCTGTGA